The Peribacillus sp. FSL E2-0218 genome contains a region encoding:
- a CDS encoding helix-turn-helix domain-containing protein: MNNYLQAIILYAIKKFQGERSIYAIYHMLQGKKSSQTIQDAHLFGLTNIFGTMPVFTRQLLNQNIEQFLNDGLIDPTDKPDAYEISEHGEETLAGYLFDNPFPTYLNGWKYQNITPVFWGRLNLLIQTISHIVHNERRFYPIQRSPKIQYFVKEFLHTNRQDRGLIAMHLYEELVSLLEAQSELKKDIFILKLTGVNRIGLTFEQIAKRKAAEEEYVRFMFLDSLHQLLAELGDGADHPLLASLTFDWKRGGNPHLTQSTQTTLQYLQAGRSMGEIAEIRRLKQNTIEDHLVEIVLSDKSFPIADYVSLEDERDIAAAITELGTKKLKAIKQMVDNKEISFFQIRLILAKMGDQ; the protein is encoded by the coding sequence AAAAAATTTCAAGGCGAGCGTTCCATTTATGCTATATACCATATGCTGCAGGGGAAGAAGTCGTCACAAACGATTCAGGATGCCCATTTATTCGGATTAACGAATATATTTGGGACGATGCCTGTATTTACCCGTCAGCTGTTAAATCAAAACATAGAACAATTCCTTAACGATGGCCTGATTGATCCAACGGATAAACCGGATGCCTATGAAATTAGTGAACATGGCGAGGAGACATTAGCCGGATATTTGTTCGATAATCCTTTTCCAACCTATCTGAATGGCTGGAAATATCAAAATATCACCCCTGTCTTCTGGGGCAGGTTAAATTTGCTCATTCAAACCATATCCCATATTGTCCACAATGAAAGACGTTTTTATCCGATACAGCGAAGCCCTAAGATCCAATATTTCGTAAAGGAATTCCTACATACGAATCGTCAGGACCGAGGCTTGATTGCGATGCATCTATATGAAGAGCTGGTTTCGCTATTGGAAGCGCAAAGTGAGTTGAAAAAGGATATATTCATCCTCAAATTAACGGGGGTAAACAGGATTGGCCTGACTTTTGAACAGATTGCCAAAAGGAAAGCAGCGGAAGAAGAATACGTGCGGTTCATGTTTCTTGACTCGTTGCATCAATTGCTTGCTGAATTGGGGGATGGAGCGGATCATCCGCTTTTGGCGTCGTTGACATTTGATTGGAAGAGGGGCGGGAACCCTCATTTGACCCAATCTACGCAAACGACGTTGCAATACTTGCAGGCAGGAAGAAGCATGGGGGAAATCGCTGAAATACGCCGTCTGAAGCAAAATACCATTGAAGATCATCTCGTCGAAATCGTGCTATCGGATAAAAGTTTTCCGATAGCCGATTATGTGTCGCTCGAGGATGAACGTGATATCGCGGCAGCAATCACGGAACTTGGCACAAAAAAGCTAAAGGCAATCAAGCAGATGGTCGATAATAAAGAAATAAGCTTTTTCCAGATCAGGCTTATACTCGCGAAGATGGGTGACCAATGA